The Streptomyces sp. NBC_00286 nucleotide sequence CTTACGCGCGCCCCGCTCCCCACCGCCACCCATGATCCACCGGCCCGATCCCGCCCCCCAGCGCGAACCCCGCCGCGATCGCCCCGGTGACGTACTCCTTGGCCGCCGCCACCGCCTCCGGCACGGACTGCCCCTTCGCGAGCCCCGAGGCGATCGCGGAGGCGAGGGTGCACCCGGTGCCGTGGGTGTGCCGGTTGTCGAGACGGGGAGCGCGCAGCCAGTGCTCCTCGGATCCGTCGGTGAGGAAGTCCACGGCGTCACCGACGAGATGACCACCCTTGATGAGCGCCCACTGCGGCCCGTACGAGAGCAGGGCCGCCGCCGCTCGCCGCATCCCGTCCTCCGATTCGACCCGTACGCCCGTGAGTTGAGCGACCTCGTCGAGGTTCGGCGTGGCCACGGTGGCGACGGGCAGCAGCTTCGTACGTACGGAATCCAGGGCGTCCTCGGCCAGCAGGGAGTCGCCGTGCTTGGAGACGCCGACCGGGTCGACGACGGCGGGCGCGTCCGTGCCCCCGATCAACTCGGCGACCGTCTCGACGAGTTCGGCCGAGGACAGCATCCCGGTCTTGACCGCCTGCACCCCGATGTCGTCGACCACACTGCGGTACTGGACCCGCACCGCCTCCACCGGAAGCTCCCAAGCTCCTTGCACGCCAAGGGAGTTCTGGGCGGTGACCGCCGTGAGCACACTCATGCCGTGTACGCCGAGCGCGAGCATCGTCTTCAAGTCGGCCTGGATTCCGGCCCCTCCCCCGGAGTCGGAACCCGCGACCGTCAGCACACGCGGCGGAGCACCCCCTACGCCCGCCCCCCTGGCACTCACGCCACCCTCGCCACTCATGACTCGATGTCCCCGAAGTGATCCCAGCCGCCCTTGCTGGTCCACGGCGCCCCGTCGACGGTGACCTGGGGCAGCGCCGAGGGGTTGAGGACCTCGCCGATCACCTTCCAGCGAGCGGGCAGCTTCACGTCCGAGGGGAAGGTGGCGACGATCGCGTGGTCCTCGCCGCCGGTGAGCACCCACTGGAGCGGATCGACGCCGACGGCCTGTCCGATGTCGTTCATCTGCGAGGGGATGTCGACGGCGCCGGAGCGGACGTCGATCCGTACCTTGCTGGCTTCCGCGATATGCCCGAGGTCGGCGATCAGCCCGTCGCTGACGTCCGTCATCGAAGTCGCACCGAGCCCGGCGGCCGCGGGACCCGCGTGGTACGGCGGTTCGGGCCGCCGGTGGGCCTCGACGAAGGCGCGCGGCGAGCGGAAGCCGCGCGAGAGCACCGCGTGGCCGGCCGCGGACCAGCCAAGCCAGCCCGTGACGGCGACGACGTCGCCGGGCTGGGCTCCCCCGCGGGTCACGGGCTCGTGGTTGCGCAGATCGCCGAGTGCGGTGATCGAGACGGTGATGGTGTCACCGCGTACGACGTCGCCGCCGACCACGGCCGCGCCAGCGACCTGGCACTCGTCTCGCAGGCCGTCCATCAGCTCGGAGGGCCAGGTGGCCGGGAGTTCGGCCGGGACGACCAGGCCGAGCAGGAGTGCGGTGGGTACGGCGCCCATGGCGGCGATGTCCGCGAGGTTCTGCGCCGCCGCCTTGCGCCCGACGTCGTACGCCGTCGACCAGTCGCGGCGGAAGTGCCGCCCCTCCAGGAGGATGTCGGTACTCGCCACGACCCTGCGGTCGGGGGCGGCCACCACGGCGGCGTCGTCGCCCGGCCCGACGCGTACCGCCGGGGTGGTGGTGAGCCGTGAGGTGAGCTCCCTGATGAGCCCGAACTCCCCCAACTCGCCCACGGTTCCCTTCATTGTCGTACGTCTCCTTCTGTTACTGCCGCTGCCCGGCCTGTTACTGCCGCTGCCCGGTCGCGAGCCGTCATCGACCTGGGTACGGTCGAGTCGACCGCCAACTTCTGTCGTCCATACACCTCGGCGTGCAAGATCGGCCCCCGCGGGTCTCCCCGCGGTGAGCGGCGACGCGATACCGTGGCGTTCCTTTTCCCCACATGATCCTCGTGGCCGCCCTGGAGGTTCCGTGGTACAGGCGTACATCCTGATCCAGACGGAGGTCGGCAAAGCGTCGACCGTCGCTGAGACGATCAGCAAGATTTCGGGGGTGATCCAGGCCGAGGACGTGACCGGACCGTACGACGTGATCGTGCGGGCCCAAGCCGACACCGTTGATGATCTCGGCCGCATGGTGGTCGCGAAAGTCCAGCAAGTGGACGGCATCACCCGTACCCTGACCTGCCCGGTGGTGCACCTGTAGCCCCCGTCTACCCTGTGCCGGTGAACTCGCTCCGTTCCCGGCTGTTCGGTCTTCCCGCCCTTGCCCTGCTGATCTCCGCCACAGGCTGCTCCTCCGCAGACGACAGTGCGTCGGCCGCGGTTCCCAGCCCGGACGCGAAGGTCACCAAGCTGTGCCAGAACCTGGACGAACGGCTGCCGCCGAAGGTGGACGGTCTCGACCGGGAGGATCCCGAGCCCCGGTCCACACTGACCGCGGGCTGGGGAGGCCCGGCGATCATACTGCGCTGCGGCGTCGAGCGGCCCGCCGAGATGCTCGACCCGAAGGCGTCCACGACCGAGGTGAACGGCGTGGCCTGGCTCGTACAGGAAGAGGACGACGGCTCGTACGTCTTCACCACGGGCCTGCGCAAGGCGTACGTGGAGATCGGCTTCAGCAAGGAGCAGGCCGCCAAGGGCGCGGGCCCGCTCGTCGACTTCGCCGAGCCCATCAAGAAGGCGATCCCAGAAGGGATCGCCGACTAGATCGCACTCTACGAAGGGGGCGCCAGGGCTCAGCGAAGGCCCGTTGACCGCCGCAACGCGGCCTGGACCAAGAGGTCCACCAACTCCGGGTAGCTGACCCCGCTCTCCTGCCACATCCGCGGGTACATGGAGATCGGCGTGAAGCCCGGCATCGTGTTGATCTCGTTGATGACGAACTCGCCGTCCTCGGTGAGGAAGAAATCCGCGCGTACGAGACCCTCGCACGACGCCGCCTCGAAGGCCGCGACCGCCAGCCGCTGAACATCGGCGGTCTGCTCGTCGGTGAGCGGCGCGGGCACGATCCCCGGGGCGGAGTCGATGTACTTCGCCTCGAAGTCGTAGAACTCGTGGGACTGCACCGGCGGAATCTCGGCGGGCACCGAGGCGCGCGGCCCGTCCTCGAACTCCAGGACCCCGCACTCGATCTCGCGACCGCGCAGCAGCGCCTCCACGATGACCTTCGGGTCGTGCTGCTGGGCCGCCGCGATCGCCTCCTCGAGGCCGCCCAGATCATCGACCTTGGTGATGCCGATCGACGACCCCGCGCGCGCGGGCTTCACGAAAAGCGGCCAGCCGTGCTCGCCCGCGAAGTCGACGATCTTCCTGCGGGCCCCCGCTTCGTCGAGCTCCCACTCGCGGGGGCGGATCACCGTGTACGGGCCGACGGGCAGCCCGAAGGAGGTGAACACCCGCTTCATGTACTCCTTGTCCTGGCCGACGGCCGAGGCGAGCACACCCGAGCCGACGTACGGGACACCGGACAGCTCCAGGAGGCCCTGGAGGGTGCCGTCCTCGCCGTACGGGCCGTGCAGCACCGGGAAGACGACGTCGACCTCGCCGAGCGCCTTGGGGACCGAACCGGGCTCGCTGTAGACGACTTCGCGGTTGGAGGGGTCGACAGGGAGGATCACCCCGCCCTCTTCGGACTCGGCGAGTTGCTCCACGCTCGGCTGGCGCCGTTCGACGATGGCCATCCGCTCGGGCTCGTCCGCCGTGAGCGCCCAGCGGCCGTCCTGGGTGATGCCGATCGGCAGGACGTCGTACTTCGTCCGGTCGATGGCACGCAGGACGGCGCCGGCGGTGACGACGGAGATCCCGTGTTCGGAGCTGCGGCCGCCGAACACGACGGCCACACGCGGCTTACGAGGCGTCTGCCCAGGGTTCTGGGGGAGGTTCTCGGTGCTCATATCGCGTTGAGGGTACCCGTAGGTAGCACGGCAAGTCAGCGCCCGCCGGGCTCCCGAGTGTCAGTGCCGCTCCGGCTTGGCGCTGCGCGCCATCAGCTCCTTGAGGGCGACCACCGGCGGCTTGCCGTCGTGGACGATGCCGACGACCATCTCCGTGATGGGCATGTCGACGCCGTGGCGATGGGCCAGATCCAGCACGGACTCACAGGACTTGACGCCCTCGGCGGTCTGCTTGGTGACCGCGATGGTCTCCTGAAGGGTCATGCCCTTGCCGAGGTTGGTGCCGAAGGTGTGGTTGCGCGAGAGCGGTGAGGAGCAGGTGGCCACGAGGTCGCCCAGGCCCGCGAGTCCGGAGAAGGTCAGCGGGTCGGCGCCCATGGCGAGGCCCAGGCGGGTCGTCTCCGCCAACCCGCGGGTGATGAGCGATCCCTTGGCGTTGTCGCCGAGCCCCATGCCGTCCGCGATGCCGACGGCGAGACCGATCACGTTCTTGATGGCGCCGCCGAGTTCGCAGCCGACGACGTCGGTGTTGGTGTACGGGCGGAAGTACGGCGTGTGGCAGGCGGCCTGGAGGCGCTGAGCCACCGACTCGTCGCTGCACGCGACCACCGCGGCGGCCGGCATCCGGGCAGCGATCTCCCGGGCGAGGTTGGGGCCCGTGACCACCGCTATGCGGTCCGCGCCGACCTTGGCGACGTCTTCGATGACCTCGCTCATCCGCATCGCGGAACCGAGTTCGACGCCCTTCATGAGCGAGACGAGGACGGTGCCGGGAGCGAGCAGCGGA carries:
- a CDS encoding D-alanine--D-alanine ligase family protein, which encodes MSTENLPQNPGQTPRKPRVAVVFGGRSSEHGISVVTAGAVLRAIDRTKYDVLPIGITQDGRWALTADEPERMAIVERRQPSVEQLAESEEGGVILPVDPSNREVVYSEPGSVPKALGEVDVVFPVLHGPYGEDGTLQGLLELSGVPYVGSGVLASAVGQDKEYMKRVFTSFGLPVGPYTVIRPREWELDEAGARRKIVDFAGEHGWPLFVKPARAGSSIGITKVDDLGGLEEAIAAAQQHDPKVIVEALLRGREIECGVLEFEDGPRASVPAEIPPVQSHEFYDFEAKYIDSAPGIVPAPLTDEQTADVQRLAVAAFEAASCEGLVRADFFLTEDGEFVINEINTMPGFTPISMYPRMWQESGVSYPELVDLLVQAALRRSTGLR
- a CDS encoding DUF3515 domain-containing protein, whose amino-acid sequence is MNSLRSRLFGLPALALLISATGCSSADDSASAAVPSPDAKVTKLCQNLDERLPPKVDGLDREDPEPRSTLTAGWGGPAIILRCGVERPAEMLDPKASTTEVNGVAWLVQEEDDGSYVFTTGLRKAYVEIGFSKEQAAKGAGPLVDFAEPIKKAIPEGIAD
- a CDS encoding NAD(P)H-dependent glycerol-3-phosphate dehydrogenase — translated: MTTSGKPVRAAVFGTGSWGTAFAMVLADAGCEVTLWGRRAELAEAVNSTRTNPDYLPGIELPENLRATTDAAEAARDADFTVLAIPSQTLRGNLAEWAPLLAPGTVLVSLMKGVELGSAMRMSEVIEDVAKVGADRIAVVTGPNLAREIAARMPAAAVVACSDESVAQRLQAACHTPYFRPYTNTDVVGCELGGAIKNVIGLAVGIADGMGLGDNAKGSLITRGLAETTRLGLAMGADPLTFSGLAGLGDLVATCSSPLSRNHTFGTNLGKGMTLQETIAVTKQTAEGVKSCESVLDLAHRHGVDMPITEMVVGIVHDGKPPVVALKELMARSAKPERH
- a CDS encoding Lrp/AsnC ligand binding domain-containing protein produces the protein MVQAYILIQTEVGKASTVAETISKISGVIQAEDVTGPYDVIVRAQADTVDDLGRMVVAKVQQVDGITRTLTCPVVHL
- the thiD gene encoding bifunctional hydroxymethylpyrimidine kinase/phosphomethylpyrimidine kinase produces the protein MSARGAGVGGAPPRVLTVAGSDSGGGAGIQADLKTMLALGVHGMSVLTAVTAQNSLGVQGAWELPVEAVRVQYRSVVDDIGVQAVKTGMLSSAELVETVAELIGGTDAPAVVDPVGVSKHGDSLLAEDALDSVRTKLLPVATVATPNLDEVAQLTGVRVESEDGMRRAAAALLSYGPQWALIKGGHLVGDAVDFLTDGSEEHWLRAPRLDNRHTHGTGCTLASAIASGLAKGQSVPEAVAAAKEYVTGAIAAGFALGGGIGPVDHGWRWGAGRA
- a CDS encoding thiamine-phosphate kinase, whose translation is MKGTVGELGEFGLIRELTSRLTTTPAVRVGPGDDAAVVAAPDRRVVASTDILLEGRHFRRDWSTAYDVGRKAAAQNLADIAAMGAVPTALLLGLVVPAELPATWPSELMDGLRDECQVAGAAVVGGDVVRGDTITVSITALGDLRNHEPVTRGGAQPGDVVAVTGWLGWSAAGHAVLSRGFRSPRAFVEAHRRPEPPYHAGPAAAGLGATSMTDVSDGLIADLGHIAEASKVRIDVRSGAVDIPSQMNDIGQAVGVDPLQWVLTGGEDHAIVATFPSDVKLPARWKVIGEVLNPSALPQVTVDGAPWTSKGGWDHFGDIES